A stretch of the bacterium genome encodes the following:
- a CDS encoding CCA tRNA nucleotidyltransferase: protein MESILNPESCVLTSVPLNLSHVAVPGALEIVRRLKDAGFIAYWAGGCVRDLILGRAAKDFDIATNAVPDKVMELFPAAVAVGKSFGVVRVPVAGHWYEVATFRKDDVYTDGRHPTSITFSDPETDAQRRDFTVNALFYDPLEQQVLDYVGGRGDIDRQIIRAVGVPADRFREDHLRMLRAARFAATLGFAIEPATANAIRATAVRIGAISAERIREELNRLLVESRQAGDAIILLKELGLLQMILPEVAVMQGVEQPPEYHPEGDVFQHTIIMLNQMHTDDYRLAWAVLLHDVGKPPTAQFKEGRWRFECHAKVGAEAAKVILERLKFSCDDRDAITFMVGNHMRFIDVKSMRRATLRRLVGSPTFLSEMELHRLDCASSHGDLVNHEYLLEFRRQMDSEPVLPEPWVNGRDIIALGIPEGPEVGVWRKKAYDAQLEGTVADREALLAWLRREIAEGFASINT from the coding sequence TTGGAGAGCATTCTGAATCCTGAATCCTGTGTTCTGACTTCTGTCCCTTTGAATCTCTCCCACGTGGCGGTTCCGGGTGCCCTGGAGATTGTCCGCCGGCTCAAGGACGCGGGCTTTATCGCCTATTGGGCAGGGGGATGCGTTCGCGACCTGATCCTGGGGCGGGCCGCCAAGGATTTCGATATTGCCACCAATGCCGTTCCGGACAAAGTGATGGAGCTGTTCCCGGCCGCGGTGGCGGTGGGGAAATCCTTTGGGGTGGTGCGCGTCCCGGTGGCCGGGCATTGGTATGAAGTGGCGACCTTCCGGAAAGATGACGTGTATACCGACGGGCGGCACCCCACGAGCATCACCTTTTCAGATCCTGAAACGGATGCGCAGCGGCGCGATTTCACGGTAAATGCCCTGTTCTATGACCCGCTTGAGCAGCAGGTGCTGGACTATGTGGGTGGTCGCGGTGATATTGACCGGCAGATCATCCGTGCGGTGGGGGTGCCGGCAGATCGTTTCCGGGAGGATCATCTAAGGATGTTGCGGGCCGCCCGGTTTGCCGCCACGCTGGGATTTGCCATTGAGCCGGCTACCGCCAATGCCATCCGGGCAACAGCCGTCCGGATCGGGGCGATCAGCGCAGAGCGGATTCGCGAGGAACTGAACCGGCTTCTGGTCGAGTCCCGGCAGGCGGGGGATGCCATCATCCTGTTGAAGGAACTGGGCTTGCTCCAGATGATCCTGCCGGAAGTGGCCGTCATGCAGGGTGTGGAACAACCTCCGGAATATCACCCTGAGGGGGATGTGTTCCAACATACGATCATCATGTTGAATCAGATGCACACGGATGACTATCGGCTGGCCTGGGCGGTGCTCCTGCATGATGTCGGAAAGCCGCCTACGGCCCAGTTTAAAGAGGGCCGGTGGCGATTCGAGTGTCACGCGAAGGTGGGGGCGGAGGCCGCCAAAGTGATTCTGGAAAGACTGAAATTCTCCTGTGATGATCGCGATGCCATCACGTTTATGGTGGGAAACCACATGCGCTTTATTGATGTGAAATCCATGCGGCGTGCCACTTTGCGGCGTCTGGTGGGATCACCGACGTTTCTCTCTGAAATGGAACTGCACCGGCTGGATTGCGCATCAAGTCACGGGGATTTAGTGAACCATGAGTATCTCCTGGAATTCAGGCGGCAGATGGATTCGGAACCCGTGCTCCCCGAGCCCTGGGTCAACGGGCGTGACATTATCGCTCTAGGCATCCCCGAGGGACCGGAAGTCGGGGTCTGGCGCAAGAAGGCCTACGACGCCCAACTTGAAGGCACGGTGGCAGATCGCGAAGCGTTATTGGCATGGCTTCGACGGGAAATCGCCGAGGGGTTTGCGTCGATCAATACCTGA
- the cdd gene encoding cytidine deaminase: MSKLTEMKALLRLAYKATNQSYSPYSRFPVGAALVTEKGEVFTGCNVENASYGLTLCAERVALVKAISEGKRKFAVMAVVGGKGKPIRPCGACLQMLAEFCGSDFPMILASLDDHKQFEVVLLGDLLPQGFKIGEHSES; this comes from the coding sequence ATGAGTAAACTGACGGAGATGAAGGCCCTGTTGAGACTGGCATATAAAGCGACCAATCAAAGCTATTCGCCCTATTCCCGGTTCCCGGTCGGGGCGGCACTGGTGACGGAGAAGGGGGAGGTCTTTACCGGGTGTAATGTGGAAAATGCCTCGTATGGGCTGACATTGTGTGCGGAGCGGGTGGCGCTGGTGAAAGCGATCTCCGAGGGGAAGCGGAAATTTGCAGTCATGGCCGTTGTGGGGGGAAAGGGAAAACCCATTCGTCCTTGCGGCGCCTGTTTGCAGATGCTGGCCGAGTTTTGCGGCTCTGATTTCCCGATGATCCTGGCCTCATTGGATGATCATAAGCAGTTTGAAGTGGTCTTGCTGGGAGACCTGCTGCCGCAGGGGTTTAAGATTGGAGAGCATTCTGAATCCTGA